The following proteins are encoded in a genomic region of Cherax quadricarinatus isolate ZL_2023a chromosome 5, ASM3850222v1, whole genome shotgun sequence:
- the LOC138855013 gene encoding uncharacterized protein, with product MTRHPARRCHLCGRLYPQDAAHHTFSCSFCGLSVCVANVTAHRRRCVTVGAGQYSKQMIRGAGQEERDQSVSSDESSTVTLPQEQVEPIAGPSGWRPAATSDSSSSKDHYYSFLGSPSSANRRFTSGKKNFCSDEEESEMGDDSISEEPHITSRSECFQGHFCRIKYSIPASHKHDPILFLQSFATTFMRHILQFFTVLSGRALYENALRIYAELSLILRRQSLLGEDDSREHYITFPAQLVTRDDISRLLRSWREYLSMRLETEISSGEGSGFILDYIKGFHIVICKNGVRGYLGDYIEYPTSLRGKNQIFNPRGVKNSCFIQCLAAFFCRRLGWGWYKIRRYLSRCDSLQKFVNYSRVTLPVQWSDIHKLESDNKISIFIYCLTSHEGTYHATLCRRGSNKYSLVVPLLLLGKTHVALIKHFQKYMRIFSRKHSRNKHFCLNCLSEYSDICNLKTHFNSCDNQQKLIFPPAGSVCKFKNTHKGYLPSHTAFVDLEAYLDNRKPEGVITARHVAIAYGYIVIDRNSTIIDRYVHRGVQCIDHMYDRLSSLWDWIKMNTPCYPLHMTREQHIHFAIQKKCNFCHQDFTLTKPKVRHHDHLMPKANYLGALCNNCNLRQKNSGKYLPVIIHNLSYDMALIIKELSVKAPINVLMKQGYKFLKVEIGALRFLDSLAFLSAGLASLAQAHIASKSPLKFTEAMISHLPPESWGSLLTGKQVFPYEYCSSPERLEEKTLPPKRAFYSSLSKKHISQEEFDHAHLVWEKTACQTLGDYLLVYLSCDVGLLADIFTLHRRLLYNIYNLDVVHYVSLPGFAYDAFLKTSGVELELITDQELYNIIQSNIRGGFTTAVRTFAQANNQFINPNFDEKNLVSKFLLYWDFNSLYGSCMTEALPYANIRKLSPAEMASFLANGSLLQKNPQDSIKGYWLLIDTLGIAPELARYTDDLPLCLYHKQITLDDLSEYSKQLLAISNQKLPRKNTKLVGDHLPKRNYLISLPLLQLFLEIGLQIEKIHSIYEFSQGKYLAGFVETNVRQRNSSTSKDCQRLFKLLTNSVFGKTLFNPSKYANKTKLITSAGAFLRAVSKPLFKKAIKLSENKVLVTTGTPAIKLTYPNYIGYQILELAKFKLYHFWYMILKKTYQDKIKLIYSDTDSVIACLEGIKNLTDEIGKEPLRKWIDTSNFPTDHPLYNDSRKGSLGLLKSEVGDRLISEIVCIKPKMYSILLADNNNTIAAKGVPQSEQQLLTHNNFRSVLEDGSKHTFQYSQIRNLKGQMTTITTRKRGLSSFDDKRFYLDAYHSVSYGHPDARETKFKLFKDKTDDKVEEDEEANSSTEEGSTEEEEELEMRDSCNLWRGREKTVRDFFPRVKHRRERGRSSATARSFMLLEASCSEGEEE from the exons ATGACTCGTCACCCAGCTCGCAGATGCCACCTATGCGGGCGATTATACCCTCAGGATGCAGCTCACCACACTTTCTCCTGTAGTTTCTGCGGGCTATCAGTGTGTGTAGCGAATGTCACAGCTCATCGCAGGAGATGCGTGACAG TTGGGGCGGGGCAATACTCCAAGCAGATGATCCGGGGGGCGGGCCAGGAAGAAAGAG ATCAGTCTGTGTCCTCCGATGAATCTTCGACCGTAACACTCCCACAAGAGCAAGTTGAGCCGATTGCCGGTCCCAGTGGATGGAGACCAGCCGCCACAAGTGACAGCTCCTCTTCCAAGGATCATTACTACTCTTTCTTGGGTTCCCCCTCTTCTGCTAATCGAAGGTTCACttcaggtaaaaaaaatttttgttcagATGAGGAAGAGAGTGAAATGGGAGACGATTCCATTTCAGAGGAACCACACATTACGAGTCGGTCGGAATGTTTTCAAGGTCACTTCTGTCGAATAAAATATTCAATTCCTGCCTCTCATAAACACGACCCCatattatttcttcagtccttcGCAACAACATTTATGAGGCACATATTACAGTTTTTCACTGTTCTATCAGGACGAGCACTTTATGAAAATGCTCTTAGGATTTATGCCGAACTGAGCCTTATTTTGCGCAGACAGTCGCTACTGGGAGAGGATGACAGTCGTGAGCATTATATAACTTTTCCCGCGCAACTAGTTACACGAGATGATATATCTCGGCTCTTACGGTCATGGAGGGAGTACCTTAGCATGCGATTAGAAACTGAAATTTCATCGGGCGAGGGATCAGGCTTCATACTAGATTATATAAAGGGTTTTCATATTGTAATATGCAAGAATGGAGTGCGTGGATACCTAGGAGACTATATAGAATATCCCACATCTTTACGAGGGAAAAATCAGATATTTAACCCGAGAGGAGTAAAAAATAGCTGTTTTATTCAATGTCTGGCGGCCTTTTTCTGTCGTAGACTTGGCTGGGGCTGGTATAAAATCAGACGATATTTATCTAGATGTGATAGCCTTCAGAAATTTGTCAATTACTCGCGAGTGACTCTCCCTGTCCAGTGGAGTGACATCCACAAACTCGAGTCTGACAACAaaatatcaatatttatttattgcttAACTTCTCATGAAGGGACCTATCATGCTACTTTATGTCGTCggggtagtaataaatattcactggtaGTGCCCCTGTTATTGTTGGGAAAGACTCATGTAGCTTTAATCAAACACTTCCAGAAATATATGAGAATTTTCTCCAGAAAACATTCACGCAATAAGCACTTTTGCTTGAATTGTTTAAGTGAATATAGTGACATTTGCAACTTAAAAACTCATTTCAATTCATGCGACAACCAACAAAAGTTGATTTTTCCCCCAGCTGGAAGCGTTTGTAAATTCAAAAATACTCACAAGGGCTACTTGCCCTCTCATACTGCCTTTGTGGATTTAGAAGCTTATCTCGATAATCGTAAGCCAGAGGGGGTAATAACAGCTAGACACGTAGCAATAGCTTATGGCTATATAGTGATAGACAGAAATAGCACTATAATAGATAGATATGTCCATCGGGGGGTACAGTGTATTGATCATATGTATGATAGACTTTCGTCTTTATGGGATTGGATAAAGATGAACACTCCCTGTTATCCACTTCATATGACCAGGGAGCAGCATATACATTTTGCCATACAGAAGAAGTGCAACTTCTGTCATCAGGACTTTACTCTTACCAAACCAAAGGTGAGGCATCATGACCATCTAATGCCTAAGGCTAATTATTTAGGAGCACTCTGCAATAATTGCAATTTAAGGCAGAAAAATTCAGGTAAATATTTGCCTGTTATTATTCATAACCTATCATATGATATGGCTTTGATAATTAAAGAACTAAGTGTTAAAGCCCCAATCAATGTTTTAATGAAACAGGGATATAAATTTCTAAAAGTAGAAATAGGAGCACTACGTTTCCTGGATAGTCTAGCCTTCTTGTCCGCTGGTTTGGCTAGTTTGGCTCAGGCGCACATAGCTTCAAAATCACCCTTGAAATTCACAGAGGCGATGATAAGTCATCTACCCCCCGAAAGTTGGGGAAGCTTATTAACCGgcaaacaagtgtttccttatgAATATTGCAGCTCCCCAGAAAGGCTCGAAGAGAAGACTTTACCCCCAAAAAGAGCTTTCTACAGTTCTCTGTCTAAGAAGCATATTAGCCAAGAAGAATTCGATCATGCTCATCTGGTTTGGGAGAAAACAGCTTGTCAAACTCTAGGAGACTATCTCCTAGTATATCTCAGCTGTGATGTAGGACTTCTGGCTGACATATTCACCTTGCATAGGAGATTATTATACAACATCTATAATCTAGATGTTGTTCACTATGTTTCTCTCCCCGGCTTTGCCTATGATGCCTtcttaaaaaccagtggagtggaATTAGAATTAATTACTGATCAGGAGCTTTATAACATCATACAGTCTAATATAAGAGGCGGCTTCACTACTGCTGTTAGGACGTTTGCTCAGGCCAATAACCAGTTCATTAATCCCAATTTTGATGAGAAAAACTTAGTAAGTAAATTTTTGCTATACTGGGATTTTAATTCTCTTTatggttcttgcatgactgaggCGCTGCCCTACGCAAACATTCGAAAACTCTCACCCGCAGAAATGGCGAGTTTTCTCGCAAATGGCAGTCTTCTCCAGAAGAATCCTCAAGACTCTATAAAAGGTTACTGGCTTCTTATAGACACTCTAGGAATAGCCCCAGAATTAGCTCGCTACACGGATGACTTACCACTATGTCTCTATCACAAACAGATAACATTAGATGATCTATCTGAGTACAGCAAACAGCTATTGGCTATCAGTAATCAAAAACTACCCCGTAAAAATACTAAATTAGTGGGGGACCATCTCCCCAAACGAAACTACCTAATATCATTGCCTTTATTGCAGTTGTTCTTGGAGATAGGTCTACAAATTGAGAAAATTCATAGCATATATGAATTCTCACAAGGAAAATATCTGGCGGGCTTTGTTGAAACGAACGTGAGGCAACGCAATAGTAGCACTAGTAAAGACTGTCAGCGATTATTTAAATTGTTGACCAATTctgtattcggcaagacattgttTAATCCATCAAAATATGCCAACAAAACGAAGCTCATAACATCAGCGGGAGCATTTTTGCGAGCGGTGAGTAAGCCACTATTTAAGAAAGCCATAAAGCTTTCAGAAAACAAAGTATTGGTTACGACGGGGACGCCAGCCATAAAACTCACTTACCCTAATTACATAGGTTACCAGATACTAGAACTTGCCAAATTTAAGCTGTACCATTTTTGGTATATGATTCTTAAGAAAACATACCAAGACAAAATAAAACTAATCTATTCAGATACCGATAGTGTCATCGCCTGTTTAGAGGgcatcaaaaaccttactgatgaaatcggtaaggaaccattgaggaaatggatagacacatctaatttccccacagatcatcctctctacaatgactcaaggaagggatctctaggcttacttaaaagtgaggtgggggaccgccttatttcagaaatagtctgcattaaacccaaaatgtatagcatcctgctagcagataataacaacactatcGCTGCAAAAGGAGTTCCTCAGTCTGAACAACAATTATTAACTCATAATAACTTTAGAAGTGTGCTGGAAGACGGTTCTAAACATACCTTCCAATATAGTCAAATTAGAAATTTAAAAGGTCAgatgaccactatcaccactaggaaacgaggtcttagctcatttgatgataagcgcttttacttagatgcctatcactctgtatcctatggtcatccagatgccagagaaacaaagtttaaattatttaaagataaaacagatgacaaagtggaggaagacgaagaagctaatagcagtactgaagaagggagtacagaagaagaagaggaactagagatgagagacagttgcaatctttggcggggaagagaaaaaaccgtaagagattttttccccagggtcaagcatcgacgcgagagaggtagatcttccgccactgctcgtagtttcatgctcttagaagctagctgttctgagggagaggaggaataa